A stretch of the Ictidomys tridecemlineatus isolate mIctTri1 chromosome 5, mIctTri1.hap1, whole genome shotgun sequence genome encodes the following:
- the Serpina11 gene encoding serpin A11 has product MGPARLWLLGAGILASVHCQPFPAHGAKSPGAHQPPSHQLSEPAPAYHKVTPTITSFALRLYKRLAAGTPGNILFSPVSLSSMLALLSLGAQGDTSTQILEGLGFNLTETPAADVHRGFQSLLRTLDLPSPKLELKVGSSLFLDKRLKPLQHFLDSTKELYGAFAFSANFSDPATTWRQINEYVRKQTYGHVTDGLPQFSHDTLMVLLNYIFFKAKWKHPFDRYRTRKQESFSVDDRTSLRVPMMQQREMHRFLYDREVACTVLQIEYSGNAWLLLVLPDPGRMRQVEAALQPETLRKWGQLFLPSLLDLHLPRFSVSATYNLEEILPQIGLDSIFSSEADLSGITGRLNKTISRVSHKAAVDMNEKGTQAAAASGLLSQPPPLNATSAPHAHFNRPFLLLLWEVTTQSLLFLGKVVNPVAG; this is encoded by the exons ATGGGGCCGGCTAGGCTGTGGCTGCTGGGAGCCGGGATCCTGGCCTCTGTGCACTGTCAGCCCTTTCCTGCCCACGGAGCTAAGAGCCCAGGGGCACATCAACCCCCCAGCCATCAGCTCTCGGAGCCAGCTCCTGCCTACCACAAAGTCACACCCACCATTACCAGCTTCGCCTTGCGCCTGTACAAGAGGCTGGCGGCGGGCACCCCAGGAAACATCCTCTTCTCTCCCGTGAGCCTCTCCAGCAtgctggccctgctctcccttgGGGCCCAAGGTGACACCTCAACACAGATCCTGGAGGGCCTGGGCTTCAACCTCACAGAGACCCCAGCAGCCGACGTCCACCGGGGCTTCCAGAGCCTCCTCCGCACCCTTGACCTGCCCAGCCCCAAACTTGAACTAAAAGTCGGGAGCTCCTTGTTCCTGGACAAGCGGCTCAAGCCCCTGCAGCACTTTTTGGACAGCACCAAGGAGCTGTATGGCGCTTTTGCTTTTTCTGCCAACTTCTCGGATCCTGCTACAACCTGGAGGCAGATCAATGAGTACGTGAGAAAGCAGACGTACGGGCACGTCACGGACGGCCTGCCGCAGTTCAGCCACGACACGCTCATGGTTCTCTTGAACTACATCTTCTTCAAAG CCAAGTGGAAGCATCCTTTCGATCGCTACCGGACCCGGAAGCAGGAAAGCTTCTCGGTGGATGACAGGACCTCTCTCCGTGTCCCCATGATGCAGCAGAGGGAGATGCACAGGTTCCTCTATGACCGGGAGGTGGCGTGCACCGTGCTGCAGATAGAGTACAGTGGCAATGCCTGGCTGCTGCTGGTGCTCCCTGACCCCGGCAGGATGAGGCAGGTGGAGGCCGCTCTGCAGCCAGAGACCCTGAGAAAGTGGGGACAGCTGTTCCTGCCCAG CCTGCTCGACTTGCACCTGCCGAGGTTTTCCGTTTCCGCCACATATAACCTGGAAGAGATTCTTCCCCAAATCGGGCTCGACAGCATATTCAGCTCGGAAGCAGACCTCTCGGGGATCACTGGGCGGCTCAACAAGACCATCTCCAGG GTGTCACACAAGGCCGCGGTGGACATGAATGAGAAGGGAACCCAGGCAGCGGCCGCCTCTGGCCTCCTCTCCCAGCCCCCGCCCCTGAACGCAACGTCGGCCCCTCACGCCCATTTCAACAGGCCCTTCCTGCTGCTGCTTTGGGAGGTGACCACCCAGAGTCTGCTCTTCCTGGGAAAAGTCGTGAACCCAGTGGCAGGGTGA